In a single window of the Tigriopus californicus strain San Diego chromosome 2, Tcal_SD_v2.1, whole genome shotgun sequence genome:
- the LOC131893073 gene encoding uncharacterized protein LOC131893073, whose product MKSSMVEFTLPMVFVWLSLICITSSDGRQAQVDRDGKLLSLFQIITFPNDPCIGNAGKNGTCYTPEECTAKGGSAAGTCAQGYGVCCSFTVNCGGTRSENCTYFESSGNEAGSCLATVCPCSDNICQLRLDFDQFVITGPSTDDTPVLTTLAGDTAAGGQASTLGGRCLTDTFSVSSPSGCAPPSICGTNSGEHMYVDASQACNDLMFVLGNQGIGASIANRQWSIKVTQYSCDFKNLAPEGCTQYFFGSSTDIIQTYNFGNGRHLADQNQNICIRRERGNCKICYTAIDPADVSVNGKTAKKGYNAKDTKCCGYTDSGKATNGFDCIVIPGLRTTGADSVLKGDSVCGNGVGLVTGMTGIVGATVCSKRQPFNVRFRSDSFETDTEMGILGFRLIYTQNSNGC is encoded by the exons ATGAAGTCTTCAATGGTAGAATTTACGCTTCCTatggtttttgtttggttGTCATTGATTTGCATCACGTCATCTGACGGTCGCCAAGCCCAAGTGGATCGGGACGGAAAATTAC taTCCCTCTTCCAAATCATTAC CTTTCCCAATGATCCTTGCATAGGAAATGCGGGCAAAAACGGGACCTGTTACACGCCAGAGGAGTGCACTGCCAAAGGCGGGAGTGCCGCTGGAACCTGTGCTCAAGGCTACGGAGTCTGTTGCTCAT TCACGGTCAATTGCGGAGGCACGCGTTCGGAGAATTGCACGTATTTCGAATCCTCCGGCAACGAGGCTGGTTCTTGTTTGGCCACGGTTTGTCCCTGCAGCGATAATATTTGTCAATTAAGACTCGACTTTGACCAATTTGTTATCACTGGGCCTTCCACTGATGACACTCCTGTATTAACAACACTAGCTGGCGATACGGCGGCAGGTGGGCAGGCTAGTACGCTTGGTGGAAGGTGTTTGACCGACACGTTTTCCGTGTCCAGTCCCTCTGGTTGCGCTCCACCCTCGATTTGCGGCACGAATAGTGGCGAACACA TGTATGTGGATGCCTCGCAAGCTTGTAATGATCTGATGTTTGTCCTAGGAAATCAGGGCATTGGAGCAAGTATCGCAAACCGTCAATGGAGTATTAAG GTGACCCAATACTCTTGCGACTTCAAGAATTTGGCTCCAGAGGGATGTACGCAATATTTCTTTGGCTCAAGTACAGATATCATCCAAACTTATAACTTTGGAAATGGCCGACACCTGGctgatcaaaaccaaaatatttgcattag ACGTGAGCGAgggaattgcaaaatttgctaCACTGCCATTGACCCTGCGGACGTTTCAGTTAATGgcaaaacggcaaaaaaggGGTACAATGCTAAG GACACCAAATGTTGTGGTTACACGGACTCTGGTAAGGCCACTAATGGGTTTGATTGCATCGTGATCCCGGGCTTGAGAACAACCGGTGCGGATAGCGTGTTGAAGGGAGACTCTGTGTGCGGCAATGGAGTGGGATTGGTTACAGGGATGACCGGGATCGTCGGCGCCACCGTCTGTT CCAAACGCCAACCATTCAACGTGCGCTTTCGAAGTGACAGTTTTGAAACTGACACTGAAATGGGCATTTTGGGATTCCGTCTGATTTATACCCAGAACTCCAATGGATGTTAG